One part of the Fusobacterium pseudoperiodonticum genome encodes these proteins:
- the rpmB gene encoding 50S ribosomal protein L28: MQRCEITGTGLISGNQISHSHRLTRRVWKPNLQVTTLNVNGSPIKVKVCARTLKTLKGASEVEVMRILKANIATLSERLLKHLNK, from the coding sequence ATGCAAAGATGTGAAATTACAGGAACTGGGTTAATCAGTGGAAACCAAATATCTCACTCTCATAGATTGACTAGAAGAGTATGGAAACCAAATTTACAAGTAACAACTTTAAATGTTAATGGTAGTCCAATAAAAGTTAAAGTTTGTGCTAGAACTTTAAAAACTTTAAAAGGAGCTTCTGAAGTGGAAGTTATGAGAATCTTAAAGGCAAACATAGCAACTTTAAGTGAAAGATTATTAAAACATTTAAACAAATAA
- the nikB gene encoding nickel ABC transporter permease yields the protein MYKYILKRLVLLIPVMLGVTLLVFAIMYLTPGDPAQLILGESAPKEAVAALREKMGLNDPFFMQYLRFVKNAIVGDFGRSYTTGREVFEEIFARFPNTVVLAVLGVIISIVIGIPVGIISATKQYSLTDSFSMVLALLGVSMPVFWLGLMLILLFSVKLGIFPSGGFDGFRSVILPSVALGVGSAAIVTRMTRSSMLEVIRQDYIRTARAKGVAEKVVINKHALKNALIPIITVVGLQFGGLLGGAVLTESVFSWPGVGRLMVDAIRQKDTPTVLASVVFLAVVYSVVNLLVDLLYAFVDPRIKSQYK from the coding sequence ATGTATAAATATATATTAAAAAGATTAGTTCTTCTAATTCCTGTAATGTTAGGAGTAACATTATTAGTTTTTGCAATCATGTATTTAACTCCTGGTGACCCTGCTCAATTAATCTTGGGAGAAAGTGCTCCTAAAGAAGCAGTTGCAGCACTGAGAGAAAAAATGGGATTGAATGATCCTTTCTTTATGCAATACTTAAGATTTGTAAAAAATGCTATAGTAGGAGATTTTGGAAGATCTTATACAACAGGTAGAGAAGTTTTTGAAGAAATATTTGCTAGATTCCCAAATACAGTTGTATTAGCTGTATTAGGAGTGATAATTTCTATAGTTATAGGAATACCTGTTGGAATAATATCAGCAACAAAGCAATATTCACTTACAGATAGTTTTAGTATGGTTTTAGCTCTTTTAGGAGTTTCTATGCCAGTATTCTGGTTAGGGCTTATGCTAATTCTATTATTCTCTGTAAAATTAGGAATATTCCCATCAGGAGGTTTTGATGGATTTAGAAGTGTTATTCTACCATCAGTAGCTCTTGGAGTTGGTTCTGCAGCAATAGTAACAAGAATGACAAGATCTTCTATGCTTGAAGTTATAAGACAAGATTATATTAGAACTGCAAGAGCTAAAGGGGTTGCTGAAAAAGTTGTTATTAATAAACATGCTTTAAAAAATGCCTTAATTCCTATTATCACTGTTGTAGGACTACAATTTGGAGGATTACTTGGAGGAGCGGTTCTTACTGAATCAGTATTCTCATGGCCTGGTGTTGGAAGACTTATGGTTGATGCTATAAGACAAAAAGACACACCTACTGTTTTAGCATCTGTTGTATTTTTGGCAGTTGTATATAGTGTGGTTAATTTATTGGTTGACTTATTATATGCTTTCGTAGACCCAAGAATTAAATCACAATATAAGTAG
- a CDS encoding PhzF family phenazine biosynthesis protein gives MRIFVCDAFSLEIFKGNQAGVVILDEKENFPDENFMKNIAAELKHSETAFVKKIDNKIFKIRYFTPTDEVELCGHATISVFSTLRTLKIIVPGKYIAETLAGSLEIIVDKDFIWMDMSLPKVEYIFNSDEIKELYSAFNLDLSQAPKSLIPKIVNTGLSDIIIPIEDKKVLDSFIMNKEKVIELSKKYNVVGAHLFSLDKEKNFTAFCRNIAPLVGIDEECATGTSNGALTHYLKEYNIISTKDINRFRQGEAMQRASTILSRYKEDGVTIQVGGNAVISFECKLF, from the coding sequence ATGAGAATTTTTGTATGTGATGCTTTTAGTTTGGAAATTTTTAAAGGTAATCAAGCAGGAGTTGTAATCTTAGATGAGAAAGAAAATTTCCCTGATGAAAACTTCATGAAAAATATTGCCGCTGAACTAAAGCATTCTGAAACTGCTTTTGTAAAAAAAATAGATAATAAAATATTTAAAATTAGATACTTCACACCAACAGATGAAGTTGAACTATGTGGCCATGCTACAATCTCAGTCTTTTCTACTTTAAGAACTCTAAAAATAATAGTCCCTGGGAAATACATTGCTGAAACTTTAGCTGGTTCTTTAGAAATAATAGTGGATAAAGACTTTATCTGGATGGATATGTCCCTTCCAAAAGTTGAATACATTTTTAATTCAGATGAAATTAAAGAGTTATATTCTGCTTTTAACTTAGATTTAAGTCAAGCTCCTAAAAGTTTAATTCCTAAAATTGTAAATACAGGTTTAAGTGATATTATTATTCCTATTGAAGATAAAAAAGTTTTAGATAGTTTTATTATGAATAAGGAAAAAGTAATAGAACTTTCTAAAAAATATAATGTTGTAGGAGCTCATCTTTTCTCTTTAGATAAAGAAAAGAATTTCACTGCTTTTTGTAGAAATATTGCTCCCTTAGTTGGCATTGATGAAGAATGTGCTACAGGTACTTCAAATGGTGCCTTAACTCATTATCTAAAAGAATATAATATCATTTCTACAAAAGATATAAATAGATTTAGACAAGGAGAGGCTATGCAAAGGGCTTCAACTATTTTGAGTAGATATAAAGAAGATGGTGTGACTATACAAGTTGGTGGAAATGCCGTGATTTCTTTTGAATGTAAACTTTTCTGA
- a CDS encoding ABC transporter ATP-binding protein: MSKVLLEVKNLKKYFQTPKGQLHAVDNVNFAIEEGKTLGVVGESGCGKSTTGRTILRLLEATDGEIIFEGKNIRDYSKAEMKKLREEMQIIFQDPFASLNPRMTVSEIIAEPLIIHNKCKTKEELNNRVKELMDTVGLSERLVNTYPHELDGGRRQRIGIARALALNPKFIVCDEPVSALDVSIQAQVLNLMKDLQEKLGLTYMFITHDLSVVKYFSNDIAVMYLGELVEKAPSKDLFKNPIHPYTKALLSAIPTINIRKKMERIKLEGEITSPINPGVGCRFAKRCVYATEICSKESPKLEKVGEAHFFACHRAKELGFVDEK, translated from the coding sequence ATGAGTAAAGTATTATTAGAAGTAAAAAATTTAAAGAAATATTTTCAGACTCCAAAAGGACAATTACATGCAGTAGACAATGTAAATTTTGCTATTGAAGAAGGTAAGACTTTAGGAGTTGTTGGAGAATCTGGTTGTGGAAAATCTACAACAGGTAGAACTATTCTAAGACTTTTAGAAGCAACTGATGGTGAAATTATATTTGAAGGAAAAAATATAAGAGACTATTCTAAAGCTGAAATGAAGAAACTAAGAGAAGAAATGCAAATAATATTCCAAGACCCATTCGCTTCTTTAAACCCAAGAATGACAGTTAGTGAAATTATTGCAGAACCTTTAATTATACATAATAAATGTAAAACTAAAGAGGAACTTAATAATAGAGTAAAAGAATTAATGGATACAGTTGGTTTAAGTGAAAGACTTGTTAATACTTATCCTCACGAACTTGATGGAGGAAGAAGACAAAGAATAGGTATAGCTAGAGCACTAGCTTTAAACCCTAAATTTATAGTTTGTGACGAACCAGTATCAGCTCTTGACGTGTCTATACAAGCACAAGTTTTAAACTTGATGAAAGATTTACAAGAAAAATTAGGTTTAACATATATGTTTATAACACATGACCTATCAGTTGTAAAATATTTCTCAAATGATATAGCAGTTATGTATTTGGGAGAACTTGTTGAAAAAGCTCCATCAAAGGACTTATTCAAGAATCCTATTCACCCTTATACTAAAGCTTTATTATCAGCAATACCTACAATTAATATCAGAAAGAAAATGGAAAGAATTAAGCTTGAAGGAGAAATCACTTCACCTATCAATCCAGGAGTTGGTTGTAGATTTGCAAAAAGATGTGTTTACGCTACAGAAATCTGTTCAAAAGAGTCTCCAAAATTAGAAAAAGTTGGAGAGGCTCACTTCTTTGCTTGTCATAGAGCAAAAGAATTAGGTTTTGTGGATGAAAAATAG
- the nikC gene encoding nickel transporter permease: MEKTKNKKQSQWAEVFRMLKKNKMAMLGLVILLVLVLLALFADVIANYDTVVIKQNLAERLMPPNGKHWLGTDEFGRDIFARLIHGARVSLKVGILAISISVVVGGILGAVSGYFGGVIDNVIMRVVDIFLAVPSILLAIAIVSALGPSMLNLMISISVSYVPNFARIVRASVLSIRDQEFIEAAKAIGASNTRIILKHIIPNSLAPVIVQGTLGVAGAILSTAGLSFIGLGIQPPAPEWGSMLSGGRQYLRYAWWVTTFPGVAIMITILSLNLLGDGLRDALDPRLKQ; encoded by the coding sequence ATGGAAAAAACAAAAAATAAAAAACAAAGCCAATGGGCAGAAGTTTTTAGAATGTTGAAAAAAAATAAAATGGCTATGTTAGGATTAGTTATCCTTCTAGTCTTAGTTTTATTAGCTCTATTTGCAGATGTTATTGCAAATTATGATACTGTTGTAATAAAACAAAATCTAGCTGAAAGACTTATGCCACCTAATGGAAAACATTGGTTAGGTACAGACGAATTCGGTAGAGATATATTTGCAAGACTTATACACGGAGCTAGGGTATCATTAAAAGTTGGTATTTTAGCAATATCTATATCTGTTGTTGTAGGTGGAATTTTAGGAGCTGTATCAGGTTACTTTGGTGGAGTTATAGATAATGTTATAATGAGAGTTGTTGACATTTTCTTAGCAGTTCCAAGCATATTACTTGCTATAGCTATAGTTTCTGCATTAGGACCTAGTATGTTGAACCTGATGATTTCAATCAGTGTTTCTTATGTACCAAACTTTGCTCGTATAGTTAGAGCCTCTGTACTTTCTATAAGAGATCAAGAATTTATAGAAGCTGCTAAAGCAATAGGGGCAAGTAATACAAGAATTATATTAAAACATATAATTCCTAACTCTTTAGCTCCAGTAATTGTACAAGGAACTTTAGGAGTTGCAGGAGCAATTTTATCAACAGCAGGATTAAGTTTCATCGGATTAGGTATACAACCTCCAGCACCAGAATGGGGTTCAATGTTATCAGGAGGAAGACAATATTTAAGATATGCTTGGTGGGTAACTACTTTCCCAGGTGTAGCAATAATGATAACAATTTTATCACTTAACTTATTAGGTGATGGATTAAGAGATGCTCTTGACCCTAGATTGAAACAATAA
- a CDS encoding ABC transporter ATP-binding protein — translation MENRNLLEIRDLVIQYVKDDETVHAVNSISVDIAEGETLGLVGETGAGKTTTALGIMRLITGPTGKIKSGSIKFNDKSILEIPEEEIRKIRGNDISMIFQDPMTSLNPVMTVGEQIAEVIEIHEHISKEEAMNKAAEMLELVGIPGARKNDFPHQFSGGMKQRVVIAIALACNPKLLIADEPTTALDVTIQAQVLDLMTDLKNKFRTSMLLITHDLGVVAQVCDKVAIMYAGEIVEYGSLEDVFENPKHPYTLGLFGSIPSLDEEKTRLVPIKGLMPDPTNLPTGCKFNPRCPHATELCSQRAPIVSEISKGHKVQCLIAEGLVKFKENWEEENE, via the coding sequence ATGGAAAACAGAAATCTTTTAGAAATTAGAGATTTAGTGATACAGTATGTAAAAGATGACGAAACAGTCCATGCGGTTAATAGTATAAGTGTTGACATAGCAGAAGGGGAAACTCTAGGACTTGTTGGAGAAACTGGAGCTGGTAAGACTACAACTGCTCTAGGAATAATGAGATTAATTACAGGACCTACTGGAAAAATTAAAAGTGGTTCTATAAAATTTAATGATAAAAGTATATTAGAAATACCTGAAGAAGAAATAAGAAAAATTAGAGGTAACGATATTTCAATGATATTCCAAGATCCAATGACATCATTGAACCCAGTTATGACAGTTGGAGAACAAATAGCTGAAGTTATTGAAATACATGAACATATCTCTAAAGAAGAAGCAATGAATAAAGCAGCTGAAATGCTTGAACTAGTTGGAATTCCTGGAGCCAGAAAAAATGACTTCCCACATCAATTTTCTGGAGGAATGAAACAAAGAGTTGTTATAGCTATAGCACTTGCTTGTAACCCAAAACTTTTGATAGCTGATGAACCAACAACAGCTCTTGATGTTACAATTCAAGCTCAAGTTTTGGATTTAATGACAGATTTAAAAAATAAGTTTAGAACATCAATGTTACTTATAACACACGATTTGGGAGTAGTTGCTCAAGTTTGTGATAAAGTGGCAATTATGTATGCTGGAGAAATTGTTGAGTATGGAAGTCTTGAAGATGTTTTTGAAAATCCAAAACATCCATATACTTTAGGACTATTTGGATCTATTCCAAGTTTGGATGAAGAAAAAACAAGACTAGTACCTATAAAAGGTCTTATGCCTGATCCAACAAACTTACCAACAGGATGTAAGTTTAATCCTAGATGTCCACATGCTACAGAATTATGTTCTCAAAGAGCTCCTATTGTTAGTGAAATTTCAAAAGGACACAAAGTACAATGTCTGATAGCAGAAGGTTTAGTAAAATTCAAGGAAAATTGGGAGGAAGAAAATGAGTAA
- a CDS encoding glutathione ABC transporter substrate-binding protein produces MKKKFGLLMTIILSVLFLVACGGSGDKKEGGDAGASTGKDTLVIAQGADAKSLDPHASNDNPSSRIRVQIYDRLMDLDDNGVPQPMLAESWERPDDKTIIFHLRKGVKFHNGDEMKASDVKFSIERALASPEVAEIISGINSVEVLDDYTVKVTTEKPMAAILNNLAHTTIAILSEKATKEAGDKFGQNPIGTGPYKFVSWQSGDRITLEAFPEYWQGEAPTKNVIFRNIVEDTNRTIGLETGELDIVYDIQGMDKNKLKDDDRFVLIEGPQASLTYLGFNMKKAPYDNPKVREAISYAIDQKPIIDTVFLGAGEPANSIIGPNVWGYYDVEKFTQDIEKAKALLAEAGYPNGFKAKIWVNDNPVRRDIAVILQDQLKQIGIDLAIETVEWGAFLDGTARGDHEMFLLGWGTVTRDPDYGIYELVSTSTMGSAGNRSFYSNPKVDKLLEEGRTELDPEKRKAIYKEIQEIIRKDIPMYMIIYPLQNVVTQKNIKNFKLDSAQSHKIYGVTKE; encoded by the coding sequence ATGAAGAAAAAGTTTGGTTTATTAATGACAATTATTTTAAGTGTGTTATTTTTAGTAGCATGCGGAGGAAGTGGTGACAAGAAAGAAGGAGGAGATGCTGGTGCTAGTACTGGAAAAGATACTTTAGTAATAGCACAAGGTGCAGATGCTAAATCACTAGACCCTCATGCATCAAATGACAACCCATCTTCAAGAATTAGAGTACAAATCTATGATAGATTGATGGATCTTGATGATAATGGAGTTCCTCAACCTATGTTAGCTGAATCTTGGGAAAGACCTGATGATAAGACTATCATTTTCCATTTAAGAAAAGGAGTTAAATTCCACAATGGTGATGAAATGAAAGCATCAGACGTTAAATTCTCTATAGAAAGAGCTTTAGCATCACCAGAAGTAGCTGAAATTATATCAGGAATAAATTCAGTAGAAGTTTTAGATGATTACACAGTAAAAGTAACTACTGAAAAACCTATGGCTGCTATTTTAAACAACCTAGCTCACACTACTATAGCTATTTTAAGTGAAAAAGCTACAAAAGAAGCTGGAGATAAATTTGGACAAAATCCTATAGGAACTGGACCATATAAATTTGTTTCTTGGCAAAGTGGAGATAGAATCACTTTAGAAGCTTTCCCTGAATATTGGCAAGGTGAAGCACCTACTAAAAATGTAATATTCAGAAATATAGTTGAAGATACTAACAGAACTATAGGATTAGAAACTGGAGAATTAGACATAGTTTATGATATTCAAGGTATGGATAAAAATAAATTAAAAGATGATGATAGATTCGTTTTAATTGAAGGACCTCAAGCATCATTAACTTATCTTGGATTCAATATGAAGAAAGCTCCTTATGATAATCCAAAAGTAAGAGAAGCTATATCTTATGCAATAGACCAAAAACCTATAATTGATACAGTATTCTTAGGAGCTGGAGAACCAGCAAACTCTATAATAGGACCAAATGTATGGGGTTACTATGATGTTGAAAAATTCACTCAAGATATAGAAAAAGCTAAAGCATTATTAGCTGAAGCTGGATATCCAAATGGATTTAAAGCAAAAATTTGGGTAAATGACAATCCTGTAAGAAGAGACATCGCTGTTATATTACAAGACCAATTAAAACAAATTGGAATAGACTTAGCAATAGAAACAGTTGAATGGGGAGCATTCCTAGATGGTACAGCAAGAGGAGATCACGAAATGTTCTTACTAGGATGGGGAACTGTCACAAGAGACCCTGACTATGGTATTTATGAATTAGTAAGTACTTCTACTATGGGATCAGCAGGAAATAGATCTTTCTACTCTAATCCAAAAGTTGATAAACTATTAGAAGAAGGAAGAACAGAACTTGACCCTGAAAAGAGAAAGGCTATCTATAAAGAAATTCAAGAAATTATCAGAAAAGATATTCCTATGTACATGATAATTTATCCTCTACAAAATGTTGTAACTCAAAAGAATATTAAAAACTTTAAACTAGATTCAGCACAAAGTCATAAAATATATGGAGTAACAAAAGAGTAA
- a CDS encoding autotransporter serine protease fusolisin, with the protein MKKEILKSKMMLIALASILFVSCGGGGGGGGGGATNLPVNPGTNPGTPKTIEDTFPTVDTGLDKSNMSALKTNLYNAQRSSGASIPNDNSAVDGNGVKVAVLDSNFVDAVRTTAEDKDGHSITPRRNKNLTDIYTDIEIISPSQPYIEDAIPGTSISATKMEHGEEVLEVIGDLDYAPNNLATTIGSTNRANNKIGLIVGSIGWNYQYVKGGSTETRTGGILATKEIYDAAMAKFGSQSVKIFNQSFGSDDPYDSSEFRTYRGEGNLPLTFEKMNSTDTPNFMLPYFRDAVENKGGLFIWSAGNKANQNASVEAGFPYFDKRLEPGWISVVGVSTEKGSRYNVLDDLSKAGSEAAYWSISADEDGVPKITSISPPNGSIGAGSSYAAPKVTRAAALVYDKYDWMTTDQIRQTLFTTTDKTELTQDPATMSEANLRNVTMFPDSTYGWGMLNERRALKGPGAFMDISKYGDTSIFKANLPAGKVSYFDNDIYGNGGLEKLGAGTLHLTGNNSFSGGSKVTEGTLEIHQIHSSPIIVGLGGTLVLNPKAIVGYDTSGFSLVGTVDPQKITDSGIKVKNYGNVKFNGNTAIIGGDYVAYTGSTTQVGFKNAVKVLGTIRIENANISVLSNDYITKNVTATIMEGQSVEGNIANVETNGMRTASAEVKDGQIVATLSRQNVVDYVGEDASASTKNVAENVEKVFEDLDNKIEKGIATEKEVLAARTLQTMASTTFTTATEVMSGEIYASAQALTLSQAQDVNRDLSNRFSRIDNLKNSKDDTEVWFSALGGAGKLKRDGYASADTRIVGGQAGIDKRFTPTTTLGVALNYSYAKANFDKYAGESKSDMVGLSLYGKQDLGNDFYLAGRLGLANISSKVERELLDIRGDRVNGKINHHDKMLSTYIELGKKFNWFTPYVGISQDYLRRGSFDESTATWGIKADKKTYRATNFLVGARAEYVADKYKLHASVSHSINTDKRDLAYEGRFTGSNVSQKYYGVKQAKHTTWIGFGAFREITPAFGVYGNIDFRIESNKGRDSVISTGIQYRF; encoded by the coding sequence ATGAAAAAAGAAATTTTAAAAAGTAAAATGATGTTAATTGCTTTAGCTTCTATCTTGTTCGTTAGCTGTGGAGGCGGTGGTGGAGGTGGCGGAGGCGGAGCTACAAATCTACCAGTAAATCCAGGGACAAATCCAGGAACACCAAAGACAATAGAAGATACTTTTCCAACAGTGGATACAGGATTAGATAAGAGTAATATGTCAGCATTAAAAACAAATCTTTATAATGCTCAAAGAAGTTCAGGAGCAAGTATTCCAAATGACAACAGTGCAGTAGATGGAAATGGAGTAAAGGTTGCAGTACTAGATAGTAATTTTGTAGATGCAGTAAGAACTACTGCTGAAGATAAAGATGGTCATTCAATAACTCCAAGAAGAAATAAAAATTTAACTGATATCTATACAGATATAGAAATAATATCTCCAAGTCAACCATATATAGAAGATGCAATACCAGGAACCTCAATAAGTGCAACTAAAATGGAACATGGAGAAGAAGTTTTAGAAGTTATTGGAGATTTAGACTATGCTCCAAATAATCTTGCAACTACTATAGGATCAACTAATAGAGCTAATAATAAGATAGGTCTCATTGTAGGAAGTATTGGTTGGAATTATCAATATGTAAAAGGTGGAAGTACTGAAACAAGAACAGGAGGAATTTTAGCAACAAAAGAAATCTATGATGCTGCAATGGCTAAATTTGGAAGTCAAAGTGTAAAGATATTTAACCAATCTTTTGGTAGTGATGATCCTTATGATAGTTCAGAATTCAGAACCTATAGAGGTGAAGGAAATTTACCATTAACTTTTGAAAAAATGAATTCAACAGATACACCAAACTTTATGCTACCTTATTTTAGAGATGCAGTAGAAAATAAAGGAGGACTATTTATATGGTCTGCTGGAAATAAAGCAAATCAAAATGCTTCAGTAGAAGCAGGTTTCCCATATTTTGATAAAAGATTAGAACCAGGTTGGATATCTGTTGTTGGTGTAAGTACAGAAAAAGGAAGCAGATATAATGTACTAGATGACTTATCGAAAGCTGGAAGTGAAGCAGCTTATTGGTCTATTTCTGCTGATGAAGATGGAGTGCCTAAGATTACAAGTATCTCTCCTCCTAACGGAAGCATAGGAGCAGGTTCATCTTATGCAGCTCCTAAGGTTACAAGAGCAGCAGCTTTAGTCTATGATAAATATGATTGGATGACAACTGATCAAATTCGTCAAACTTTATTTACTACAACTGATAAGACTGAGCTGACTCAAGATCCAGCAACTATGTCTGAAGCTAATTTAAGAAATGTTACTATGTTCCCAGATAGTACTTATGGTTGGGGAATGCTAAATGAAAGAAGAGCTTTAAAAGGTCCAGGAGCATTTATGGACATAAGTAAATATGGAGATACAAGCATATTCAAGGCAAATCTTCCAGCAGGAAAAGTTTCATATTTTGATAATGATATCTATGGAAATGGAGGATTGGAAAAACTAGGAGCAGGAACACTTCATTTAACAGGTAATAACTCTTTTAGTGGAGGAAGTAAGGTTACAGAAGGAACATTGGAAATTCACCAAATTCATTCAAGTCCAATAATAGTAGGTTTAGGAGGAACTTTAGTTCTTAATCCTAAAGCTATAGTGGGATACGATACTTCTGGTTTTAGTTTAGTTGGAACTGTGGATCCGCAAAAAATAACAGATAGTGGAATAAAAGTAAAGAACTATGGAAATGTTAAATTTAATGGAAATACAGCTATTATAGGTGGAGATTATGTTGCTTATACTGGTTCAACTACACAAGTAGGTTTCAAAAATGCAGTTAAAGTTCTAGGAACAATTAGAATTGAAAATGCTAATATAAGCGTATTATCAAATGATTATATAACTAAAAATGTAACAGCAACTATAATGGAAGGTCAATCTGTTGAAGGAAATATAGCAAATGTTGAAACTAATGGAATGAGAACAGCAAGTGCTGAAGTAAAAGATGGTCAAATAGTTGCAACATTATCAAGACAAAATGTTGTTGACTATGTTGGAGAAGATGCGAGTGCTTCAACTAAAAATGTAGCCGAAAATGTTGAAAAAGTTTTTGAAGACTTAGATAACAAAATTGAAAAAGGAATAGCTACTGAAAAAGAAGTGTTAGCGGCTAGAACTTTACAAACTATGGCTAGCACAACATTTACGACTGCAACAGAAGTGATGTCTGGAGAAATATATGCTTCAGCTCAAGCATTAACATTATCTCAAGCACAAGATGTTAATAGAGATTTATCTAATAGATTTTCAAGAATAGATAATTTAAAAAATTCTAAAGATGATACAGAAGTATGGTTCTCTGCTTTAGGAGGAGCTGGAAAATTAAAAAGAGATGGATATGCTTCAGCGGATACAAGAATTGTAGGAGGGCAAGCAGGAATAGATAAAAGATTTACTCCTACAACAACTCTAGGAGTAGCATTAAATTATTCTTATGCTAAGGCAAATTTTGATAAATATGCTGGAGAATCAAAGAGTGATATGGTAGGTTTATCTCTATATGGTAAACAAGATCTAGGAAATGATTTTTATCTTGCAGGTAGATTAGGACTAGCTAATATATCTTCAAAAGTTGAAAGAGAACTTTTAGATATAAGAGGTGACAGAGTTAATGGTAAGATAAATCACCATGATAAAATGTTATCAACTTATATAGAACTAGGAAAGAAATTCAACTGGTTCACACCTTATGTAGGAATTTCTCAAGATTATTTAAGAAGAGGAAGTTTTGATGAATCAACTGCAACTTGGGGAATCAAAGCTGATAAAAAGACATATAGAGCAACAAATTTCTTAGTTGGAGCAAGAGCAGAATATGTAGCTGATAAATATAAATTACATGCATCTGTAAGTCATTCTATAAATACAGATAAGAGAGATCTTGCTTATGAAGGAAGATTTACAGGAAGTAATGTAAGTCAAAAATACTATGGAGTAAAACAAGCTAAACATACAACATGGATAGGTTTTGGAGCATTCAGAGAAATAACACCAGCATTTGGAGTTTATGGGAACATAGATTTCAGAATAGAAAGCAATAAGGGAAGAGACTCTGTTATCTCAACTGGAATACAATATAGATTCTAA